Proteins from one Malassezia vespertilionis chromosome 2, complete sequence genomic window:
- a CDS encoding uncharacterized protein (EggNog:ENOG503NUQN; BUSCO:EOG09261B3Q; COG:I) encodes MTPPFVFSAALSGHQSDVRALASYRTPQGVTLLLSGSRDQTARLWLHHPDGSFTSTVIDNGNGFVNAVAFFEDIDEQLYALVAGQDALINAYSITLGGRIGAVKLSSTPRFTLVGHVDNVCALGVFGSEYIASGSWDATVRIWKNWECVATLAGHEAAVWSVLPIDADRVLSASADKRVVLWSIRHATMLATFSGAKHPARALASVGAQTFASSGNDGEIRYHALNKTDSAPNATIPAHTNFVYSLASLPNDGLASSGEDHSVRIWRDTSLEQVLTLPAISVWCVCTMPNGDLACGTSDGVVRVFSRDAARAASDDALRAFKAAVASQTFSPTEVDATTPRGEPAILSHPGREGELVLVQNGSHAALHQWSAANQEWEQIGLVTDTAGAAQKKVLDGKEYDYVFDVDVADDAPPLKLPYNANENAYEAANRFLQANNLPASYLDEIVGFLEKNTKALGLAPPTSADPFTGASNYNMDAAVDPLTSSDGIRSAQPQLRTFPQTQYLAFTQTNMPAARAKIASLQGPDAPLSPLAQRELDVLVDVLAHPSAEAVDVRILTQLLSSWPLPKRFPLLDLLRIAATHKCTVPFSTIAADALVGAAWDSLAQASDTKVAETNAMLALRTLANGFVAPGGPDAVQAMMMETLATIRYAPWRVLNKHGRIALATVVYNFSVNAVQLRGFGNAGMLLDMTIELLSNEGDSEMRFFPSAPAVQPSVGSCRGVPVQD; translated from the exons ATGACGCCTCCGTTTGTGTTTAGCGCAGCGCTTTCTGGGCACCAATCGGAT gtccgcgcgctcgcgtccTATCGTACGCCGCAAGGCGtgacgctgctgctctCCGGCTCTCGCGATCAGACTGCGCGTTTATGGCTCCACCACCCAGACGGGTCCTTTACGAGCACGGTGATCGACAATGGCAACGGATTCGTGAATGCAGTTGCATTCTTTGAGGATATCGACGAGCAGC TAtacgcgctcgtcgccgGGCAAGACGCGCTGATCAATGCGTATTCCATCACGCTCGGCGGCCGCATTGGCGCCGTAAAGCTCTCGAGTACGCCGCGGTTCACACTGGTCGGGCATGTTGACAATGTATGTGCACTGGGTGTGTTTGGGAGCGAGTACATTGCGAGCGGGAGCTGGGATGC CACGGTCCGGATTTGGAAGAACTGGGAGTGCGTCGCGACGCTGGCAGGGCACGAGGCTGCGGTATGGAGTGTCCTGCCTATTGATGCCGACCGTGTCTTGTCGGCGTCCGCGGACAAGCGCGTGGTGCTATGGTCCATACGCCACGCAACGATGCTAGCCACATTTTCCGGCGCCAAGCAtcccgcgcgcgcgctggcaaGTGTAGGAGCGCAGACATTTGCGAGCAGCGGAAATGACGGCGAGATTCGGTACCACGCACTGAACAAGACGGACAGCGCGCCCAATGCCACCATTCCAGCACACACCAACTTTGTGTACTcgctcgcgtcgctgccCAACGACGGCctcgcgagcagcggcgaggACCACAGCGTGCGGATTTGGCGCGATACTTCGCTTGAGCAAGTCCTGACACTTCCGGCCATCTCTGTATGGTGTGTGTGCACGATGCCGAACGGCGATCTCGCGTGCGGAACAAGCGACGGGGTGGTCCGTGTTTTTTCGCgggatgctgcgcgagctgcttcCGACGATGCACTGCGTGCTTTCAAAGCGGCTGTTGCGTCCCAGACATTTAGTCCGACCGAGGTAGATGCCACGACGCCCCGCGGCGAGCCTGCGATCCTCAGCCATCCAGGAAGAGAAGGCGAACTTGTGCTTGTGCAAAATGGttcgcacgctgcactgcaCCAGTGGAGCGCTGCCAACCAGGAGTGGGAACAGATCGGCCTTGTCACAGATACTGccggtgcagcgcagaaaAAGGTGCTCGACGGGAAAGAGTATGACTATGTGTTTGACGTGGACGTTGcagacgacgcgccgccgctcaAGCTTCCGTACAATGCAAATGAGAATGCGTACGAAGCTGCGAATAGGTTCCTCCAGGCCAATAACCTTCCTGCGAGCTACTTGGACGAGATTGTGGGCTTCCTTGAGAAGAATaccaaggcgctcggcctcgccCCGCCGACAAGCGCCGATCCGTTCACGGGCGCGTCCAATTACAACATGGATGCAGCCGTGGATCCGCTCACTAGCAGCGACGGAATTCGCAGCGCCcagccgcagctgcgcacTTTTCCTCAAACGCAGTACCTTGCGTTTACGCAGACCAACATgcctgccgcgcgtgccaaaATTGCGTCGCTCCAAGGCCCGGATGCGCCGCTatcgccgcttgcgcagcgcgagctcgacgtACTGGTCGACGTGCTGGCACATCCAAGCGCAGAAGCGGTGGATGTACGTATTCTTACCCAGCTGCTCTCGTCATGGCCGCTTCCGAAGCGCTTTCCTCTCCTCGATCTCCTGCGCATTGCCGCGACGCATAAATGCACCGTGCCATTCTCCACCATTGCCGCGGATGCACTCGTGGGTGCTGCATGGGACAGCTTGGCACAAGCGTCCGATACAAAGGTCGCAGAGACGAATGCAatgctcgcgctccgcaccTTGGCGAATGGATTTGTCGCGCCGGGCGGCCCTGACGCAGTGCAGGCCATGATGATGGAGACGCTGGCGACGATTCGCTACGCGCCCTGGCGAGTTTTGAACAAGCACGGCCGTATTGCGTTGGCGACCGTTGTGTACAA TTTTTCTGTGAATGCCGTGCAACTTCGAGGATTTGGCAATGCAGGGATGCTGCTCGACATGACCATCGAGCTGCTTTCCAACGAGGGCGATAGCGAAATG CGCTTCTTCCCTTCCGCGCCCGCAGTGCAGCCAAGCGTTGGAtcttgccgcggcgtgcccgTCCAAGATTGA
- the TOR1 gene encoding non-specific serine/threonine protein kinase (COG:L; EggNog:ENOG503NU9I) has product MQPSETLSRIFTDLKSRDRVVRTKAGKELGSFAAYMSSELKGERLLAFSNELNRRIIELTHSVHTASKLGGITAIENFIGQESDDNSARMYRFYQYLKPNLPCSDPPVMIAASKVLGRIAKYGGHALGDQFIEFEVLRALDLLQGEYNENGRYAAVLIVKEIARNVPYLFHVYVMRVIDNIWVALRDPKVAVREAAAEALGACFQIISEREKQMGTQAYETTYDEAERGLKDTSVDAIHGSLLAILKLLRHSRSFMKTRLHRTCELILRLHKHRDPLVKRTVTNLIPVLAAYDPQYFANEYLKPVMAVLIEQLRRERDKSTKEAYSDTLEAIGLVATAMGAEMKPYVGPIMVCARESLSMKGKKNAPPEAPTFFCVGHLATAVGAVVEHDVHDMLDMMFACGLSAALVSALKQIVHAIPALLPIVQDRLLNMLSHILTGVPYRPLGAPVPRRSVQPFVINQHPDAKAVETITTALQTLGTFEFNGHILNEFVRNCTLPYLELDLKEVRKAAAVTCAHMFVNDPICYQTSMHALEIFNDVLDKLITVGVADPDPELRHTVLSALDEHFDRHLAQTEYIRSIFIALNDEEFSVREVAIGILGRLAKHNPAYVMPSLRKVLVQLLTGLEYSTASRLKEESAKLLTGVVKASQRLVKSYAPTILVVLLPKANDVHPGVAACVMECLGELARVGGEELAPHVDELVSLTVNQFSSAPVHTLVAKRDAALKTLGRIASNTAPVVNPYLHYPSLLGGLVKILKTEQSPPVRRETIRVLGILGALDPYRHKLLENNADATATVAVTSTGTPQQTDLFELITAIGTSSEEYYQNVAIDALIRILQDPTLPAHHHAVIEAIMYMFKTQGLKCVAFLPQIIPAFIKVIRSCGGGLSEFYYQQFAILISIIKQHVRNYLQDIFALVQEDWNPNSSIQLTIVGLMEAIARALEGEFKAYLPMLLPNFLQTLEGEVTLKRQPTLLRILQAFCVFGSNLEEYIHLVLPVVVTLFERQDAPLVVRRAAILTVGQLSRKVNFVDHASQVIHPLIRILQSNTTELRNPAMDTLTALAFLMGQTYTTFASVVNKTLVQQRIHHARYLAVLSAISAGEKLSVSLLPTDMQALDKSEEAPQGETGKMAVNQHHLKAAWDTSRISTAQDWREWLRRMAVECMRESPSHALRACRSLAEVYHPLALELFNAAFVSCWVTLYDSYQENLMRAIEAALDSQDIPDQVVHALLNLAEFMEHDGKALPISIQLLGDRAYKFHSYAKALHYKEAEFMNDASPQIVELLIDINTKLQQSDAAFGTLTYAREHMHITHHEEWYEKLHRWEDALVAYDRRTKEEPTNHEIVFGKMRCLHALGEWEHLTELVQEKWPTAASDGRRQMAPLAAAAAWSVGQWDMMDEFIAAMRPESSERSFYRAVLAVHRSQRHQTKRLIARARDALDGELTALISESYGRAYDLMVRTQMLSELEEALVYKQDYADQPDRQATMRAIWMKRLQGCELDVEVWQRILSVRSIVLTPADDTDTWIKFANLCRKSGRMVLAEKTLNSLLGPDANAGTMEASLGPKAPPAVIYSHLKFMWACGARSESLSYLRDFTQNLAEDLGMASLDEKQNLLMPDMRAAPRLAEFARLLARCYFKLGEWQVAMNNDWVVDDDYNVILSYRRATELDRDWYKAWHAWALANFDVITHHERKGEAIPFHKVAAAIVPSVHGFFRSIALASGNSLQDTLRLLTLWFKFGHLEHVAEAVSEGFSTVTVDTWLEVIPQMIARISAPSARVRRLIHHLLADVGLAHPQALVYPLTVATKSPSTVRMQAAMGIMETIREHSPVLVEQALLVSNELIRIAILWHEMWHEGLEEASRLYFTEHNIEGMFATLGPLHDLLEKGPETLRETSFAQTHGRDLNEAREYVRRYRQYSEIGDLNQAWDLYYHVFKRITKQLPASNSVQLALQYVSPKLLALRDLELAIPGSYVSGQPIVRIVQFEPIVLVISSKQRPRRLKVRGSDGQTYQYLLKGHEDMRQDERVMQLFGLVNTLLSIDTESYKRRLSLRRFPVIPLSPNTGMLGWVANSDTLHILIKEYREQHKILLNIEHRLMLQMAPDYDNLTVMQKVEVFEYALDNTPGQDLYRVLWLKSRSSEAWLERRTVYMRSLATSSIAGYILGLGDRHPSNLLMDRKTGEVIHIDFGDCFEIACHRPKFPEKVPFRLTRMLINAMEVGGVNGTFKITSENTMRVLRDNRESVLALLEAFVHDPLISWRLVTDADAEQRAPDALEHELEASGAVRGIEGEARNQRAVEVVQRIQNKLTGRDFNPNLTLTVREQVERLIQDATAVENLCVAFIGWCAFW; this is encoded by the exons ATGCAGCCATCTGAGACACTTTCGCGTATTTTCACGGATCTAAAGAGCCG CGATCGTGTCGTGCGTACGAAAGCcggcaaagagctcggCAGCTTT GCCGCATACATGTCCTCGGAGCTCAAAGGCGAGCGGCTCCTTGCCTTCAGCAACGAGCTGAACCGGCGCATCATCGAGCTCACACACAGCGTCCACACCGCAagcaagcttggcggcatCACCGCCATTGAGAACTTTATCGGCCAGGAGAGCGACGATAACAGTGCACGCATGTACCGCTTCTACCAGTATCTGAAGCCCAACCTCCCATGTTCGGACCCCCCCGTGATGATCGCTGCCTCCAAAGTCCTGGGCCGCATTGCCAAGTACGGCGGGCACGCACTGGGCGACCAATTTATCGAGTTCGAAGtgctccgcgcgctcgacctTCTCCAGGGCGAGTACAATGAAAACGGGCGCTACGCTGCGGTACTTATTGTCAAAGAaattgcgcgcaacgtgcCGTACCTCTTCCATGTATACGTCATGCGTGTCATTGACAATATTTGGGTCGCACTCCGCGATCCAAAAGTCGCCGTGCGTGAGGCAGcggccgaggcgctcggtGCGTGCTTCCAAATTATCTCGGAGCGCGAAAAGCAAATGGGAACGCAGGCGTACGAGACGACGTAcgacgaggccgagcgcggATTGAAGGATACGAGTGTCGATGCAATCCACGGGAGCCTGCTCGCCATTCTAAAGCTCTTGCGCCACTCCAGGTCGTTTATGAAGACGCGTCTGCACCGCACATGCGAGCTCATTCTCCGCCtgcacaagcaccgcgATCCACTGGTGAAGCGCACCGTGACGAATTTGATTCCTGTGCTTGCCGCATACGACCCACAGTACTTTGCCAACGAGTACCTGAAACCCGTGATGGCCGTGCTgattgagcagctgcgccgcgagcgtGATAAGTCGACCAAGGAGGCGTATAGCGACACGCTCGAGGCCATCGGCCTCGTCGCCACGGCCATGGGCGCAGAAATGAAACCATATGTCGGTCCGATTATggtctgtgcgcgcgagaGCCTCTCGATGAAAGGCAAGAagaatgcgccgccggaaGCGCCGACCTTTTTTTGCGTTGGCCACCTTGCCACCGCAGTGGGTGCTGTCGTTGAGCACGACGTGCACGACATGCTGGATATGATGTTTGCGTGCGGACtcagcgctgcgctcgtgTCGGCGCTAAAGCAGATTGTGCACGCTATtccggcgctgctgcctATCGTGCAAGACCGCCTGCTCAACATGCTCTCGCACATTTTGACTGGCGTGCCGTACCGCCCTCTgggcgcgcctgtgccgcgacgcagcgtCCAGCCCTTTGTCATCAACCAGCATCCAGACGCCAAGGCGGTTGAGACGATAACcaccgcgctgcagacaCTCGGCACCTTCGAATTCAACGGCCACATCCTCAACGAGTTTGTGCGCAACTGCACGCTGCCCTATCTGGAACTCGATCTGAAAGAGGTGCGCAAAGCCGCCGCTGTGACGTGTGCGCACATGTTTGTGAACGACCCCATCTGCTACCAAACGAGCATGCACGCCTTGGAAATTTTCAACGACGTGCTGGACAAGCTAATCACGGTGGGCGTCGCAGACCCCGACCCAGAACTGCGCCACACGGTCCTGAGTGCCCTCGACGAGCATTTTGACCGGCACTTGGCGCAAACCGAGTACATTCGCAGCATCTTTATCGCGCTCAACGACGAGGAGTTTAGCGTGCGCGAAGTTGCTATCGGGATCCTCGGGCGTCTTGCAAAGCACAACCCCGCGTATGTGATGCCTTCGTTGCGAAAGGtgctcgtccagctgctTACCGGCCTCGAGTACTCCACCGCGAGTCGGCTCAAGGAAGAGTCCGCAAAGCTCTTGACGGGTGTGGTAAAAGCCTCACAGCGCCTCGTGAAAAGCTATGCGCCCACCATTCTCGTCGTTCTCCTCCCGAAAGCAAACGACGTACATCCAGGCGTGGCTGCGTGCGTCATGGAATGCCTCGgcgagctcgcgcgcgtcggcggcgaggaacttgcgccgcacgtcgACGAACTTGTCTCGCTCACCGTCAACCAGTTTTCCagtgcgcctgtgcatACCTTGGttgccaagcgcgacgcggcgctcaagACGCTGGGGCGCATTGCAAGCAATACAGCCCCGGTTGTGAATCCATACCTGCACTACCCCAGCCTCCTGGGCGGGCTCGTGAAGATCCTCAAGACGGAGCAGTCGCCgccggtgcgccgcgagacGATCCGCGTGCTGGGCATTCTCGGTGCGCTTGATCCCTACCGCCATAAGCTTTTGGAGAACAATGCGGATGCGACGGCCACGGTCGCTGTCACCAGCACAGGGACGCCGCAGCAGACGGATTTATTTGAGCTGATCACTGCCATTGGAACCAGCAGCGAAGAGTACTACCAAAACGTAGCGATCGACGCCTTGATCCGCATTTTGCAGGACCCCACGCTCCCTGCACACCACCACGCGGTGATTGAAGCAATCATGTACATGTTCAAGACGCAGGGGCTAAAGTGTGTTGCTTTTCTTCCCCAAATCATTCCTGCATTCATCAAAGTGATccgcagctgcggcggtGGTCTCTCCGAGTTTTACTACCAGCAGTTTGCCATTCTGATTTCCATCATTAAGCAGCACGTACGCAACTACTTGCAGGACATCTTTGCCTTGGTGCAAGAAGATTGGAACCCCAACTCGAGTATCCAGCTCACGATTGTCGGCTTGATGGAGGCCATTGCACGCGCCCTCGAAGGCGAGTTCAAAGCGTACCTTCCCATGCTCCTGCCCAACTTTTTGCAGACCCTCGAAGGCGAAGTGACGTTGAAGCGCCAGCCAACGCTTTTGCGCATCCTCCAGGCGTTTTGCGTGTTTGGGTCGAACTTGGAAGAGTACATCCACCTCGTCCTTCCCGTCGTAGTGACGCTCTTTGAGCGGCAGGACGCACCGCTtgtcgtgcgccgcgctgcgatcCTCACCGTCGGACAGCTCTCGCGCAAGGTCAACTTTGTGGACCACGCATCCCAGGTGATCCACCCTCTCATCCGTATCCTCCAGTCCAACACAACCGAGCTCCGTAACCCCGCCATGGACACACTTACCGCCCTCGCCTTCCTCATGGGCCAGACCTACACGACGTTTGCCTCGGTCGTGAACAAGacgctcgtccagcagcgcattcaCCACGCGCGGTACCTCGCCGTGCTCTCTGCCATTTCCGCCGGCGAGAAGCTCTCGGTGAGTCTGCTGCCAACCGACATGCAAGCGCTCGACAAGTCAGAGGAGGCGCCGCAGGGCGAGACGGGCAAGATGGCGGTGAACCAGCACCACCTCAAAGCAGCGTGGGACACCTCGCGCATCTCCACCGCTCAGGACTGGCGCGAatggctgcggcgcatggccgtGGAATGCATGCGCGAATCACCCTCGCACGCGTTGcgtgcgtgccgcagccTTGCAGAAGTGTACcatccgctcgcgctcgagctcttCAACGCTGCGTTCGTCTCGTGCTGGGTGACCCTGTACGATAGCTACCAAGAGAACTTGATGCGCGCTATCGAAGCAGCACTCGACTCGCAAGACATTCCCGACCAGGTCGTCCACGCACTCCTCAACCTTGCCGAGTTTATGGAGCACGACGGCAAAGCGCTCCCAATCAGCatccagctgctcggcgatCGCGCGTACAAGTTTCACTCCTATGCCAAAGCGTTGCACTACAAAGAGGCCGAGTTTATGAACGATGCATCGCCGCAGATTGTCGAGCTCCTCATCGACATCAATaccaagctgcagcagtCAGACGCAGCGTTTGGCACGCTGACctacgcgcgcgagcacaTGCACATTACGCACCACGAAGAGTGGTACGAGAAGCTGCACCGCTGGGAagacgcgctcgtcgcgtACGACCGCCGCACAAAAGAAGAGCCCACCAACCACGAGATTGTGTTTGGCAAGATGCGgtgcctgcacgcgctcggcgaaTGGGAGCATCTTACCGAGCTCGTGCAGGAAAAATGGCCCACGGCAGCGAGCGACGGGCGCAGACAgatggcgccgctcgccgctgctgctgcgtggTCGGTTGGGCAGTGGGATATGATGGACGAGTTCAtcgcggcgatgcgccccGAGTCCTCCGAGCGCTCATTTTACCGTGCAGTGCTTGCcgtgcatcgctcgcagcgccacCAGACCAAGCGTCttattgcgcgcgcgcgcgacgctttgGACGGCGAGCTCACCGCGCTCATCAGCGAGAGCTACGGGCGTGCATACGACCTCATGGTCCGCACCCAGATGCTGTCCGAGCTTGAAGAAGCACTCGTCTACAAGCAGGACTATGCCGACCAGCCAGACCGCCAAGCGACGATGCGTGCGATTTGGATGAAGCGTCTGCAGGGCTGCGAGCTCGACGTGGAAGTCTGGCAGCGGATTTTgtccgtgcgcagcattgtTCTCACGCCCGCAGACGACACCGATACATGGATCAAATTTGCGAATTTGTGCCGCAAGTCGGGGCGCATGGTGCTTGCGGAAAAGACGCTCAACTCGCTGCTCGGTCCCGACGCGAACGCCGGCACGATGGAAGCGTCGCTCGGCCCCAAAGCGCCCCCTGCGGTGATCTATTCGCACCTCAAGTTCATGtgggcgtgcggcgcgcgcagcgaaaGTTTGAGCTACCTGCGCGACTTTACACAGAACCTCGCCGAGGATCTCGGCATGGCAAGCCTCGACGAGAAGCAGAACTTGCTGATGCCagacatgcgcgccgcgccgcgcctcgccgagtttgcgcgcctgctcgcgcggTGCTACttcaagctcggcgagtGGCAAGTCGCGATGAACAACGACTGGGTCGTCGACGACGATTACAACGTGATTCTCTCGTACAGGCGCGCTACCGAGCTGGACCGCGACTGGTACAAGGCGTGGCACGCGTGGGCGCTGGCCAATTTCGATGTGATTACGCACCACGAGCGCAAAGGCGAAGCGATTCCGTTCCACAAGGTCGCCGCGGCGATTGTACCCAGCGTCCACGGCTTCTTCCGCTCGATTGCGCTTGCCAGCGGCAACTCGCTGCAGGACACGCTGCGTCTTCTGACCCTCTGGTTCAAGTTTGGCCATTTGGAGCACGTCGCAGAGGCCGTCAGCGAGGGCTTCAGCACCGTCACCGTAGACACCTGGCTCGAAGTGATTCCGCAAATGATTGCGCGGAtcagcgcgccaagcgcgcgtgtgcgccgcttgaTTCACCACCTGCTCGCCGACGTCGGCCTCGCGCACCCCCAAGCGCTGGTTTATCCCCTCACGGTTGCTACAAAGTCGCCGAGTACGGTGCGTATGCAAGCGGCGATGGGGATTATGGAGACGATCCGCGAGCACAGCCCTGTGTTGGTCGAGCAGGCGTTGCTGGTGAGCAACGAGCTGATCCGCATCGCGATTCTGTGGCACGAAATGTGGCACGAAGGCCTCGAGGAAGCCTCGCGCCTTTACTTTACCGAGCACAACATCGAGGGCATGTTTGCGACGCTCGGTCCGCTGCACGACCTGCTCGAAAAAGGGCCCGAGACATTGCGCGAGACCTCCTTTGCGCAGACGCACGGCCGCGATTTgaacgaggcgcgcgaatATGTGCGCCGCTACCGACAGTACAGCGAGATTGGCGACTTGAACCAGGCGTGGGATTTGTACTACCATGTCTTCAAGCGGATCACCAAGCAGCTCCCTGCGTCCAACTCggtgcagctcgcgctccagtACGTGTCTCCTAAactgctcgcgctgcgcgacttggagcTTGCTATACCAGGCAGTTACGTGAGTGGCCAGCCGAttgtgcgcatcgtgcagTTTGAGCCGATCGTACTCGTGATTTCCTCCAAGCAGCGTCCCCGCCGCCTCAAGGTCCGCGGCAGCGACGGGCAGACCTACCAGTACCTGCTCAAAGGACACGAGGATATGCGCCAGGACGAGCGTGTGATGCAGCTCTTTGGCCTGGTCAACACACTGCTTTCCATCGACACCGAGTCGTACAAGCGCCGAttgagcttgcgcagatTTCCCGTGATTCCTCTTTCGCCGAACACGGGCATGCTTGGCTGGGTCGCTAATAGCGACACGCTGCACATCCTCATCAAAGAGTACCGCGAGCAGCACAAGATTCTTCTGAATATCGAGCACAGGCTCATGCTTCAAATGGCGCCGGACTACGACAACCTGACCGTGATGCAAAAGGTCGAGGTGTTCGAGTACGCGCTGGACAATACGCCGGGCCAGGACCTCTACCGCGTCCTTTGGctcaagtcgcgcagctccgaGGCGTggctcgagcggcgcacggtcTACATGCGCTCGCTCGCCACATCCTCCATCGCTGGCTACATTCTCGGCCTCGGCGATCGCCACCCGAGCAACTTGCTCATGGACCGCAAGACGGGCGAAGTAATTCACATCGACTTTGGCGACTGCTTCGAGATCGCGTGCCACCGGCCCAAATTCCCAGAAAAGGTGCCTTTTCGCCTCACGCGCATGCTCATCAACGCCATGGAAGTGGGCGGCGTGAATGGCACGTTTAAAATTACCTCGGAGAATACgatgcgtgtgctgcgcgataACCGCGAGAGTGTGCTCGCTTTGCTGGAGGCATTTGTCCACGACCCACTCATCTCCTGGCGCTTGGTCACagacgccgacgccgagcagcgcgcgccggacgcCCTCGAGCACGAACTCGAGGCTTCTGGCGCCGTGCGAGGCATCGAAGGCGAAGCCAGGAACCAGCGCGCGGTCGaggtcgtgcagcgcatccagaACAAGTTGACGGGGCGCGACTTTAACCCAAACCTCACGCTCACCGTGCGCGAACAAGTAGAGCGGCTGATCCAGGATGCGACCGCAGTGGAGAATCTCTGTGTCGCATTCATTGGATGGTGCGCATTTTGGTag
- a CDS encoding uncharacterized protein (TransMembrane:7 (o20-41i53-72o102-121i218-241o247-267i279-300o312-332i); COG:S; EggNog:ENOG503NUXW) translates to MDVPAPMPPQCDNVPDASTFALAMFLCFGVIMSYVPQILRIYYAGSSLGLSPWYLFLGATSSACAMFNVFVLEYPTATCCSTGLGIACIEQYMGVIQVSSQWLMFVVVFGMYLCYYPVSATRAQRKNRRNRDTAPDENDPLQDNSSGSDSDLETIHSHIHQTYGSTPLAADIDLARHAGNYRALPHAMRQILEQYHLPGEDEISGLAGTSTEWRISKALAVAALLQFHLCFAVSVFVLIPGRPKYQIKQWATVLGFAAAILAVLQYLPQIWYTVRTRLVQSLSLATMCIQVPGTFLFIYVLTLREDLDWTSFLAYVCAGILQLVLLALCLAWKIRQKRLGVDDYGRPFVPT, encoded by the exons ATGGACGTCCCCGCGCCGATGCCCCCGCAGTGCGACAATGTGCCGGACGCATCTACGTTTGCCCTCGCTATGTTTTTGTGCTTTGGCGTTATCATGTCGTACGTGCCGCAGATCCTGCGCATTTACTATGCTGGATCGTCCCTAGGACTTTCCCCATGGTACTTGTTCCTCGGCGCGacgtcgagcgcgtgcgccatgTTTAATGTATTTGTGCTCGAGTACCCAACCGCAACGTGCTGCTCCACTGGT CTTGGCATTGCATGCATCGAACAGTATATGGGTGTGATTCAAGTCAGCAGCCAGTGGCTCATGTTTGTCGTCGTGTTTGGCATGTACCTGTGCTACTACCCCGTGAGTGCAAcacgcgcacagcgcaagaaCCGCAGGAACCGCGATACGGCGCCGGACGAGAACGACCCGCTGCAGGACAACTCGTCCGGCTCCGACAGCGACCTGGAAACCATCCATTCACACATCCACCAGACGTACGGCTCAACGCCTCTCGCTGCAGATATAGATCTGGCACGGCATGCAGGCAACTACCGTGCCCTGCCGCACGCAATGCGCCAGATTTTGGAGCAGTACCACCTGCCAGGCGAGGATGAGATTTCTGGATTGGCCGGTACCTCGACAGAGTGGCGTATTTCCAAAGCactcgccgtcgctgcgctgctccagTTTCACTTGTGCTTTGCGGTGTCTGTATTTGTGCTCATACCCGGCCGACCAAAGTACCAGATCAAGCAGTGGGCCACGGTGCTCGGTTTCGCCGCCGCGATtcttgccgtgctgcagTACTTGCCGCAGATTTGGTACACGGTCCGTACGCGCCTCGTGCAAAGCCTCAGCCTGGCGACCATGTGCATCCAAGTACCGGGCACGTTCTTGTTCATCTATGTGctcacgctgcgcgaggattTAGACTGGACTTCGTTCCTTGCCTACGTCTGCGCCGGCATTCTCCAGCTTGTCCTCCTTGCACTGTGCCTTGCATGGAAGATTCGGCAAAAGCGTTTGGGAGTCGATGACTATGGGAGGCCTTTTGTGCCTACATAG